ATTTTTAGATAAAGAGAATCCGGTTAAATCTTTTTATCCGCTTGATAGAGAATGGTATGCTTATTTAACAGAAGATGCCTCTCCTCCTTCCTCTTTGCAGCACGTTTCCTCTTTACGTTTTTTTCAGTTAGAAGGGAAAAAATTGTATGCCAATCAATTAGATCTTCAGGAGGCGTTGCATGTTTATTTTGATGTAGATGTAAAATGTGTTTTTTTACATACCCATTCTCTTTTAGTCATCGTCTCCGATACTTTAGAACAGCTTCCAGGTACGTTTGATGCGGAGGAGCTTGCCGGCATTCTTGCAGTAGATCTGCTGTTGGATGTAAGTGTTTATTCAGGAAGACGTGTTCATGCAACCGAAGATGTTCGTGCAGCTTATCAGCAAGAGAAGCAGTTATTTGAGCATGCTCGTCATCTCTTTCCTAAAAAGAGAGCTTTTCATGGCTATGAAGTTTTGCCGTTTGTGTTTCCCTTGCTGGAAAACAATCAACAAATACAGCTGTTTTCTTACGCTTTTGCTGGACTTAAACAAGACGACGAATTAATAGAAACGCTCTACCATTTCTTCTTATCTAATTTAAACATCAGTTTAACGGCTAAAGAGCTTCATATGCACCGAAACACCTTACAATACAGATTAGATAAATTCATAGAACAGACCGGCATTGATATGAAACAGTTTCCAAATGCGGCTGCTCTTTATGTATTGATAAAAAAGCTATGGGAGTAAGACATAACCTTGTTTTACTCCCAAATTTTTTTGCACGGTTAGAAAGGGAAGAAAAATCTTTAAATTATCAAAGGCTTTCCTAAACTGGGGACTGCTGATGTTTCAGATCTTCTTCCTTTGGAATCAGCCTTCCTTTCAGCTTATAGCACTTTAGATACCTATAGAGAACGGTGTTTCAAAATACGCAGGCTTTAACTTCTACAACTTTTTTAAAATACAAAGCATTTAATGAAAAGATTCCAGAGAAATACTTGCCAACAAATGTCCCCTCCCCTGTGGAGAGCAGGTCTTTCTAAACACTCCAGTATCTTTACTATCAAGTTGTCGAAAAACCAAATTTCCCTAGCCTTTTTTCGTCACATTGCACAAAAGATAGCGTTTTCTTTTTGTACAACTTCCCCATATGAAAGCGCTGCCGTTAACGATATACTCGTAATCAAATGAACAACACATAAAACAAAAGAAAGGATGAGGAACATGGCTGAAATTCAATTAAATCATATTGACAAAATATATGACGGAGGGGAACAAGCCGTCACTGATTTTAATCTAGATATCAAAGATAAAGAGTTTATTGTTTTTGTCGGACCTTCCGGCTGTGGTAAATCGACGACATTGCGAATGATCGCAGGACTAGAAGACATTACAGATGGGGATCTTTTAATTGATAATAATAGAATGAATGATATTCCTCCAAAAGACCGGGATATCGCAATGGTTTTCCAAAATTACGCTTTATACCCTCATATGAATGTGTTTGACAACATGGCATTTGGCCTGAAACTGCGCAAGTTTAAAAAAGAGGAAATTAAAAAACGTGTAGATAACGCTGCCAAAATTCTCGGTCTAGAAGAATATTTAGATCGTAAACCGAAAGCGTTATCAGGCGGTCAGCGTCAGCGTGTTGCATTAGGTCGTGCCATCGTTCGTGATCCGAAAGTGTTCTTGATGGATGAACCACTTTCTAACCTCGATGCTAAGCTTCGTGTACAAATGCGTGCTGAAATCATCAAGCTGCATAAGCGTTTAGATTCTACAACAATTTACGTAACGCATGACCAGACCGAAGCGATGACGATGGCGACAAGAATTGTCATCTTAAAGGATGGCTTTATTCAACAAGTGGGAACACCAAAAGAGGTATACGACTTTCCAGAAAATATGTTTGTCGGCGGTTTTATCGGATCCCCGTCCATGAACTTTATGGAAGGAAAATTAGATGGAAATCGGTTTAAGATCGGCGATGTCTCCGTTACTGTCCCGGAAGGAAAAATGAAAGTTCTTCGCGACCAGGGATATGGTAAGAAAAATATCATTCTCGGCGTCCGTCCAGAAGATATTCACGATGAACCTTTATTTCTTGAATCATCTCCGGGATCTAAAGTTTCTATGAACATTGAAGTATCGGAAATGAACGGGGCGGAATCGATATTGTACAGTAACTTGGGCGGCCAGCAAATTATCGCACGAGTGGATTCCCGTTCAGATATCGCTGCTGGTAATACCGTTGACATGGCCCTTGACATGAACAAAGTGCATTTCTTTGATCCTGATACAGAAGCTTGTATTCGATAATTTTGGCCCCCCTTATATTTATATAGATAGCGGAGCTGACCCGTTTTTCGATAAATCCATCGAAGCAGTCAGTTCTGCTTTTCTTTTAACTTTTAAAAGGAGTAGTGTTTGCTATGGAATTTACAGCCGTTTCGCATGAACCGAAATATCGTGATTCATATGCTTTGGACGCTCAAACGTTAGAAATACGGGTAAAAACAAAAAAAGGGGATGTTCAACATGCTGATCTCATTTTTGGCGACCCGTATCTATGGGAAGATGAGCAGTGGGTGAAACACAGTAAAGCTATGCACTACAGTGGAAGTTCGGAATGGTATGACTTCTGGACGGTTCGTATCCATCCTTTATATCAACGCGTTCGTTACGGTTTCACTTTCAGATCCGGCCAACAAACATGGACCTTTACAGAAAAAGGATGGTATAACGAGCCTCCAAAAGATACCGATGAATATTTTTGTTTCCCTTTTATGAATGCTGTAGAAGTGTTTCGTGCACCTAAATGGGTCGAAGAAACCGTATGGTATCAAATTTTTCCGGAACGCTTCCATAATGGCGATTCTTCTCTCAGCCCAGAAGGAACACCGCCGTGGGGGAGTAAACCCCCAACACCATCAAACTTCTTTGGTGGAGACTTAAAGGGAGTAGAAGAAAAACTAGATCACCTCATAGAACTAGGGGTCAACGGTATTTATTTCACCCCGATTTTCAAAGCGCTTTCAAACCATAAGTACGACACGATCGATTACTTTGAAGTTGACCCGCATTTCGGTGATACAGACAGCTTAAAATCATTAATTGATGCCTGTCATAAACGCGGCATACGTGTGATGTTTGATGCCGTATTCAATCATAGCGGCTTTTATTTTCCACCCTTTCAAGATGTATTAAAACACGGATCCGAGTCAAAGTATAAAGATTGGTTTCATATTAAAGATTTCCCGGTGAAAACGAGCCCTGCAGCAAATTATGACACCTTTGCTTTTACACCGCAGATGCCTAAATTAAACACCGAACACCCTGAAGTAAAAGAATACTTACTTGATGTTGCAACCTATTGGAT
This DNA window, taken from Alteribacillus bidgolensis, encodes the following:
- a CDS encoding ABC transporter ATP-binding protein — its product is MAEIQLNHIDKIYDGGEQAVTDFNLDIKDKEFIVFVGPSGCGKSTTLRMIAGLEDITDGDLLIDNNRMNDIPPKDRDIAMVFQNYALYPHMNVFDNMAFGLKLRKFKKEEIKKRVDNAAKILGLEEYLDRKPKALSGGQRQRVALGRAIVRDPKVFLMDEPLSNLDAKLRVQMRAEIIKLHKRLDSTTIYVTHDQTEAMTMATRIVILKDGFIQQVGTPKEVYDFPENMFVGGFIGSPSMNFMEGKLDGNRFKIGDVSVTVPEGKMKVLRDQGYGKKNIILGVRPEDIHDEPLFLESSPGSKVSMNIEVSEMNGAESILYSNLGGQQIIARVDSRSDIAAGNTVDMALDMNKVHFFDPDTEACIR
- a CDS encoding glycoside hydrolase family 13 protein, producing the protein MEFTAVSHEPKYRDSYALDAQTLEIRVKTKKGDVQHADLIFGDPYLWEDEQWVKHSKAMHYSGSSEWYDFWTVRIHPLYQRVRYGFTFRSGQQTWTFTEKGWYNEPPKDTDEYFCFPFMNAVEVFRAPKWVEETVWYQIFPERFHNGDSSLSPEGTPPWGSKPPTPSNFFGGDLKGVEEKLDHLIELGVNGIYFTPIFKALSNHKYDTIDYFEVDPHFGDTDSLKSLIDACHKRGIRVMFDAVFNHSGFYFPPFQDVLKHGSESKYKDWFHIKDFPVKTSPAANYDTFAFTPQMPKLNTEHPEVKEYLLDVATYWIKEFDIDGWRLDVANEVDHTFWREFRMRTKAIKPDLFILGEIWHDSMPWLQGDQFDSVMNYPFTEAALDFVAKGRISSHTFAQRIAHILHQYPSPVHRVAFNLLGSHDTPRVLTEAGHNVSKVKMLYLLLFAFPGTPCIYYGDEIGLTGEHDPGCRKCMVWEKDQQNRDLFAFLQQLITLRKQHSSFSPQADLSIEHADADTNLLVLKKTNNNKEIYLVMNPSFHSQSMNLSFFESTHKETLIEEGITFENESIYLKPYSFFVLH
- a CDS encoding PucR family transcriptional regulator; amino-acid sequence: MLKKLKKLFPSLVMEDEVPPAERHLYVFYKTSTQEKAGIKKEELTKKEREMLGVFLDKENPVKSFYPLDREWYAYLTEDASPPSSLQHVSSLRFFQLEGKKLYANQLDLQEALHVYFDVDVKCVFLHTHSLLVIVSDTLEQLPGTFDAEELAGILAVDLLLDVSVYSGRRVHATEDVRAAYQQEKQLFEHARHLFPKKRAFHGYEVLPFVFPLLENNQQIQLFSYAFAGLKQDDELIETLYHFFLSNLNISLTAKELHMHRNTLQYRLDKFIEQTGIDMKQFPNAAALYVLIKKLWE